In Staphylococcus lloydii, the following proteins share a genomic window:
- a CDS encoding L-cystine transporter, translating to MLLTILNIIIFVAFIIGLSIMAKKHVSFPKRVFSALGVGIVFGIALHLIYGVDSKITKQTTDWLSIAGDGYISLLQMIVIPLIFISIVSAFTKIQIGDKFAKVGMWIFIFLIGTVGIAAIIGILTAIVFHLDASSIDLGGTVGSRGSEIASQAKDMSAKTLPQQIIELLPSNPFLDFTGQRATSTIAVVIFAAFIGFAFLRVLRKQPEQGNLLKRGIDAVYALVMAIVTFVLRLTPYGILAIMAKTIATSDFAAIWTLGKFVIASYVALILMYIIHMIILMILGLNPLTYIKKTGEVLLFAFTSRSSAGSLPLNVQTQKTRLGVPDGIANFSASFGLSIGQNGCAGIYPAMLAIMVAPVAHVEINLQFILSVIGIVIISSFGVAGVGGGATFASILVLSTLNLPVALAGVLISVEPLIDMGRTALNVNDSMLAGVGTAKLTNDLDKDVYHEESYGELTANS from the coding sequence ATGTTACTTACTATTTTAAACATTATTATTTTTGTGGCCTTCATCATCGGATTAAGTATTATGGCTAAAAAACACGTATCATTCCCTAAACGTGTTTTTTCTGCGTTAGGCGTGGGTATCGTCTTCGGTATTGCGCTACACTTAATTTATGGTGTGGATAGCAAAATAACAAAACAAACTACGGATTGGCTAAGTATTGCTGGAGATGGATATATTTCCCTCTTACAAATGATTGTTATTCCGTTAATTTTTATCTCTATCGTTTCTGCGTTTACTAAAATACAAATTGGTGATAAGTTCGCCAAAGTTGGTATGTGGATATTCATCTTCTTAATAGGAACTGTTGGTATCGCTGCTATTATCGGTATCTTAACTGCTATCGTTTTCCATTTAGATGCTTCATCTATCGATTTAGGTGGCACGGTAGGTTCTAGAGGTAGCGAAATAGCTAGCCAAGCGAAAGATATGAGTGCTAAAACACTGCCACAACAAATCATTGAGTTGTTACCAAGTAACCCATTCTTAGATTTCACGGGTCAACGTGCAACATCAACAATTGCCGTTGTAATTTTCGCAGCATTTATCGGTTTCGCCTTTTTACGCGTATTACGTAAACAACCTGAACAAGGCAACTTACTTAAACGTGGTATCGATGCAGTATACGCATTAGTAATGGCTATCGTTACTTTCGTTTTACGTTTAACACCATATGGTATTTTAGCTATCATGGCTAAAACAATTGCTACAAGCGATTTTGCAGCAATTTGGACGCTAGGTAAATTCGTTATCGCATCTTATGTAGCGTTAATCTTAATGTATATCATTCACATGATTATTCTTATGATTTTGGGATTAAACCCTTTAACATATATTAAGAAAACTGGTGAAGTATTGCTTTTCGCATTCACATCACGTTCAAGTGCAGGTTCATTACCTTTAAACGTTCAAACTCAAAAAACGCGTTTAGGTGTACCTGACGGGATTGCGAACTTCTCAGCTTCATTTGGACTTTCAATAGGTCAAAATGGTTGTGCCGGTATTTATCCTGCAATGTTAGCTATCATGGTAGCACCAGTAGCTCACGTTGAAATAAACTTACAGTTTATCTTATCAGTTATTGGTATCGTTATTATTAGTTCATTTGGTGTTGCCGGTGTTGGTGGTGGTGCAACATTCGCATCTATTTTAGTACTATCAACATTAAACTTACCTGTTGCACTAGCAGGTGTCTTAATTTCTGTAGAACCTCTTATTGATATGGGACGTACAGCATTAAACGTTAATGACTCAATGTTAGCAGGTGTAGGTACAGCAAAATTAACTAACGACTTAGATAAAGATGTTTATCACGAAGAGTCTTACGGTGAATTAACGGCCAATAGTTAA
- the nfsA gene encoding oxygen-insensitive NADPH nitroreductase: MTNYVYDLMKKHHSVRKFKDKPLSNDEVKKLVEAGQSASTSSYLQTYSIIGVNDPRVKKDLKEVSGQPYVVDNGYLFVFVMDYYRHSLIDEDKKSDMDVSISSTEGLLVGSIDVALVAQNMAVAAEDMGYGMVYLGSLRNDVHRVKEILNLPEHAFPLFGMAVGEPADDEDGAPKPRLPFEHIFHENLYNSNEQEQRKALEDYDKTVSDYYHKRTNGERNETWSNQIARALGSKQRLDMLDELKKSGFLKH, encoded by the coding sequence GTGACGAATTATGTTTACGACTTAATGAAAAAACACCATTCAGTTAGAAAGTTTAAAGACAAACCACTTTCTAATGATGAAGTTAAAAAGTTAGTTGAAGCAGGTCAAAGTGCTTCTACTTCTAGTTATTTACAAACTTATTCCATTATAGGTGTCAATGATCCACGAGTGAAAAAAGATTTGAAAGAAGTTTCGGGACAACCATATGTTGTAGATAATGGTTACTTATTTGTATTTGTAATGGATTATTATAGACATTCATTAATAGATGAAGATAAGAAAAGCGACATGGATGTCTCAATAAGTTCTACTGAAGGGCTTTTAGTAGGCTCGATTGATGTAGCATTAGTAGCTCAAAATATGGCAGTGGCAGCAGAGGACATGGGTTATGGCATGGTTTATTTAGGTTCCTTACGTAATGATGTTCACCGCGTGAAAGAAATACTTAATTTACCTGAACATGCTTTCCCACTATTTGGAATGGCTGTTGGTGAACCTGCTGACGATGAAGATGGGGCACCAAAACCGCGGTTGCCGTTTGAACATATTTTCCACGAAAATCTATACAATAGTAATGAACAAGAACAACGTAAAGCATTAGAAGATTATGATAAAACTGTAAGTGATTATTATCATAAACGTACAAATGGTGAACGCAATGAAACGTGGTCTAATCAAATTGCTCGCGCATTAGGAAGTAAGCAAAGATTAGACATGTTAGATGAATTGAAGAAATCAGGTTTCTTAAAACATTAA
- a CDS encoding general stress protein, translating to MAEFKVVDGKDELYEAIKQKRAEGYNDYELSVISKKKLHLDDLHDSEINLTATTGGISDMAAKLLTGEDTEAAVFAHYNMPEDKVEHYKNELQEGKYILVISKDESSHNEVENYNAAYATEGKNDNDSKIVGNHYSEETEGPKS from the coding sequence ATGGCTGAATTTAAAGTTGTAGACGGTAAAGATGAATTATATGAAGCAATTAAACAAAAAAGAGCTGAAGGTTATAATGATTACGAATTATCTGTAATTAGTAAGAAAAAACTGCATTTAGATGATTTACATGATTCTGAAATCAATTTAACAGCAACTACAGGTGGCATAAGTGATATGGCAGCTAAATTGCTTACTGGTGAAGATACTGAAGCAGCTGTATTTGCACATTACAATATGCCTGAAGACAAAGTGGAACATTATAAAAATGAACTCCAAGAAGGAAAATATATATTAGTCATATCTAAAGATGAATCTTCACATAACGAAGTAGAAAACTACAACGCTGCATATGCTACTGAAGGCAAAAATGATAATGATAGCAAAATTGTTGGTAATCATTATTCTGAAGAAACAGAAGGACCAAAATCTTAA
- the xpt gene encoding xanthine phosphoribosyltransferase: MDLLKQRVKEDGVVIDEKILKVDGFLNHQIDAQLMHQIGNTFHEQFKDEGITKVLTIEASGIAPAIMAALHFNVPCLFAKKAKPSTLTKGVYHADIHSFTKNKTSTVIVSDEFLSEDDRVLIIDDFLANGDASLGLNEIVQQAQATTVGIGIVVEKSFQQGRQRLEGAGLNVSSLCKVASLKGNNVTFVDETVSEEV, translated from the coding sequence GTGGATTTGTTGAAACAAAGAGTTAAAGAGGATGGCGTGGTCATTGATGAAAAGATTTTAAAAGTAGATGGCTTTTTAAATCATCAAATTGATGCGCAACTTATGCATCAAATTGGTAATACTTTTCATGAACAGTTTAAAGATGAAGGGATTACTAAAGTGTTAACTATTGAAGCATCGGGCATAGCTCCAGCGATTATGGCAGCACTACATTTTAATGTACCTTGTCTGTTTGCTAAAAAGGCAAAGCCAAGTACATTAACAAAAGGTGTTTATCACGCAGATATACACTCTTTTACTAAAAACAAAACGAGTACTGTCATAGTGTCAGATGAATTTCTTTCCGAAGACGATCGTGTGCTAATTATTGATGACTTTTTAGCAAATGGTGATGCTTCATTAGGACTTAACGAAATTGTGCAACAAGCTCAGGCGACGACAGTTGGAATTGGAATCGTCGTCGAAAAGAGTTTCCAACAAGGTAGACAACGCTTAGAGGGGGCAGGATTAAATGTATCTTCTCTATGCAAGGTTGCCTCTCTAAAAGGGAATAATGTCACATTCGTCGATGAAACAGTAAGTGAGGAAGTATGA